The following are from one region of the Stigmatella ashevillena genome:
- a CDS encoding ABC transporter permease gives MLELLEALLFSTLDAAPALIFAALGGVLSERAGVVNVGLEGQMRVGAFCAAVAALSMPTPLAVGVGMLAGAGLAMVHGYLSIRWRSDQVVSGMAINLVALAGGTFLLEALYSPNGTPPIQQLPRWELPGLGAVPVLRALSNHPGLTYLALALPFVFHALLHHTPAGLRLRAVGEKPHAVATLGLSVAGLRWGAVLGGGMLAGLGGAVLSTAVLDRFEQHTPAGLGFMALAAVVFGRWTPLGAFAAAAFFSFGNALRIGLASSAPGLLDVIPQGFLLALPYLLTLLLLTIQGQRSSAPAALGTPYEQESR, from the coding sequence GTGCTTGAGCTCCTCGAAGCCCTGCTCTTCTCCACGCTGGATGCCGCCCCGGCGCTCATCTTCGCGGCGCTGGGAGGCGTCCTCTCCGAGCGGGCCGGCGTGGTGAACGTGGGGCTCGAAGGCCAGATGCGCGTGGGGGCCTTCTGCGCGGCGGTGGCCGCCCTGTCGATGCCGACCCCGTTGGCGGTGGGGGTGGGCATGCTGGCGGGCGCGGGGCTCGCCATGGTGCATGGCTACCTGAGCATCCGCTGGCGCTCGGATCAGGTGGTGTCCGGCATGGCCATCAACCTGGTGGCCCTGGCGGGCGGCACCTTCCTGTTGGAGGCCCTCTACAGCCCCAATGGCACCCCGCCCATTCAGCAGCTTCCCCGCTGGGAACTGCCAGGCCTGGGGGCCGTGCCCGTGCTGCGCGCCCTCTCGAACCACCCGGGCCTCACCTACCTGGCGCTGGCCCTGCCCTTCGTCTTCCACGCCCTGCTGCACCACACCCCCGCCGGGCTGCGGCTGCGGGCCGTGGGGGAAAAACCCCACGCGGTGGCCACCCTGGGACTGAGCGTCGCGGGCTTGCGCTGGGGCGCGGTGCTGGGCGGAGGCATGCTGGCGGGACTCGGAGGCGCGGTCCTCTCCACCGCCGTGCTGGACCGCTTCGAGCAGCACACCCCGGCGGGCCTGGGCTTCATGGCCCTGGCCGCCGTGGTCTTCGGCCGGTGGACGCCCCTGGGGGCCTTCGCCGCCGCCGCGTTCTTCTCCTTCGGCAACGCCTTGCGGATCGGCCTGGCCTCCAGCGCCCCAGGCCTCCTCGACGTCATCCCCCAAGGCTTCCTGCTCGCCTTGCCCTACCTGCTCACGCTGCTCCTCCTGACCATCCAGGGACAACGCAGCAGTGCCCCTGCGGCCCTGGGCACGCCCTACGAGCAAGAGTCGCGCTGA
- a CDS encoding ABC transporter ATP-binding protein, whose amino-acid sequence MSLEIRAGELLALVGENGAGKSSLMNVLYGLYHPDAGDILIDGKPVRFKSPRDAIARGIGMVHQHFMLVPTLTVAENVVLGREPSRWGRMDPERACAEVAATCQRFGFQLDPRARVDSLTVGSQQKVEIVKALHRGAKVLILDEPTAVLTPQESEDLFRVARGLAAQGHTVVFISHKLREVLSVAERIAVMRRGKLVAEVKAAETSVNVLANLMVGESRTGSTEAEPYHPPTGSVVVSVEGLKARTDDGHPALQGVTLTVHAGEIVGIAGVDGNGQRELAEVLTGLRPMEEGQGTLLGAPLKSLNPAEARRRGVGHIPEDRLKRAVVKGMSVEENVSLGRQDQPPFARGPWLDFAGRRERTRALLAAYDVRPQNPQVPIQGLSGGNQQKVVVARELDTRPKLVVAVQPTRGLDISAVAQVQARLREERALGAGVLLVSLDLEEVLALSDRVYVLFEGRVTGSFTRPEFDEQEMGRRMMGADHG is encoded by the coding sequence GTGTCGCTCGAGATCCGTGCGGGCGAACTGCTCGCGCTGGTCGGCGAGAACGGCGCGGGCAAGTCCAGCCTGATGAACGTCCTGTACGGGCTCTACCACCCGGACGCGGGCGACATCCTGATCGACGGCAAGCCGGTGCGCTTCAAGAGTCCCCGGGACGCCATCGCCCGGGGCATCGGCATGGTGCACCAGCACTTCATGCTGGTGCCCACGTTGACGGTGGCCGAGAACGTGGTGCTCGGCCGCGAGCCCTCGCGCTGGGGGCGCATGGACCCGGAGCGGGCCTGCGCCGAGGTGGCCGCCACCTGCCAGCGGTTCGGCTTCCAGCTCGATCCGCGGGCCCGCGTGGACTCGCTCACCGTGGGCTCGCAACAGAAAGTCGAGATCGTCAAGGCGCTGCACCGCGGGGCCAAGGTGCTCATCCTGGATGAGCCCACCGCCGTGCTCACGCCCCAGGAGTCCGAAGACCTGTTCCGCGTGGCGCGCGGCCTGGCCGCCCAGGGCCACACGGTGGTCTTCATCAGCCACAAGCTGCGCGAGGTGCTCAGCGTGGCCGAGCGCATCGCCGTGATGCGGCGGGGCAAGCTCGTCGCCGAGGTGAAGGCGGCGGAGACCTCGGTGAACGTCCTGGCCAACCTGATGGTGGGCGAGAGCCGCACCGGCAGCACGGAAGCAGAGCCCTACCATCCTCCCACCGGCAGCGTGGTCGTCTCCGTGGAAGGCCTGAAGGCACGCACCGACGACGGGCACCCCGCGTTGCAAGGGGTGACGCTCACCGTGCATGCCGGTGAAATCGTCGGAATCGCCGGGGTGGATGGCAATGGGCAGCGCGAGCTGGCCGAGGTGCTCACCGGCCTGCGTCCCATGGAGGAGGGCCAGGGCACGCTGCTGGGCGCGCCCCTGAAGTCCCTGAACCCCGCCGAGGCCCGGCGAAGGGGGGTGGGCCACATCCCCGAGGACCGGCTGAAGCGCGCGGTGGTCAAGGGGATGAGCGTGGAGGAGAACGTGTCGCTGGGCCGGCAAGACCAACCCCCGTTCGCGCGGGGCCCCTGGCTGGACTTCGCGGGCCGCCGGGAGCGCACGCGGGCCCTGCTGGCCGCGTACGACGTGCGGCCCCAGAATCCCCAGGTTCCCATCCAGGGGCTCTCGGGCGGAAACCAGCAGAAGGTGGTGGTGGCGCGCGAGCTGGACACCCGTCCGAAGCTGGTGGTGGCGGTGCAGCCCACGCGAGGGTTGGACATCAGCGCCGTGGCCCAGGTGCAGGCCCGGCTGCGCGAGGAGCGGGCCCTGGGCGCCGGAGTGCTGCTCGTCTCGCTGGATCTGGAGGAGGTGCTGGCGCTGTCGGACCGCGTCTATGTGCTCTTCGAGGGGCGGGTGACGGGGAGCTTCACCCGGCCCGAGTTCGACGAGCAGGAGATGGGCCGACGCATGATGGGAGCAGACCATGGGTGA
- a CDS encoding ATP-binding protein produces the protein MMATTATTATARKALSVDSQALNRMRTLPVEGGEATNNVVSLEAYLRESLPVELGSLAKEVVEQMIGEDRLAGIEVMYHLPEETVQAELPRRQFEQVVEQLVAASAQAMRLVTGKPHVLRVIVEAADDFGDYGPRLRLQDTGAALPSETLEAMAERVEKLGAKLTVKSRPSGGNIVVVELPPEELASW, from the coding sequence ATGATGGCGACGACGGCAACGACGGCAACCGCTCGCAAGGCCCTGTCCGTAGACTCCCAGGCCCTCAACCGGATGAGGACGCTTCCGGTGGAAGGCGGGGAGGCCACCAACAATGTGGTTTCCCTGGAAGCCTACCTGCGAGAGTCCCTGCCGGTGGAGCTGGGCTCCCTGGCCAAGGAAGTCGTCGAGCAGATGATCGGCGAGGACCGGCTGGCGGGCATCGAGGTGATGTACCACCTGCCCGAGGAGACCGTGCAGGCGGAGCTGCCCCGGCGTCAGTTCGAGCAGGTGGTGGAGCAGCTCGTGGCCGCCTCTGCCCAGGCGATGCGCCTGGTGACGGGCAAGCCCCACGTCCTGCGCGTCATCGTGGAGGCGGCGGACGACTTCGGTGACTACGGCCCGCGCCTGCGCCTCCAGGACACGGGGGCCGCCCTGCCCTCCGAGACGCTGGAGGCCATGGCCGAGCGCGTGGAGAAGCTGGGCGCGAAGCTGACGGTGAAGAGCCGTCCCTCCGGGGGCAACATCGTCGTGGTGGAGCTGCCGCCCGAAGAGCTCGCCTCCTGGTAG
- a CDS encoding phospho-sugar mutase yields the protein MSIIGLREQAEAWRQADPDPSTAEELGRVLAKEDTADLADRFAGNLEFGTAGLRGVLGAGPNRMNRAVVRRTSAGLARYLKAQVPEAASRGVVIGRDGRRMSAEFAEDTACVLAAEGIPAWVFPGLVPTPLTAFATLRLGACAAVMVTASHNPPEYNGYKVYWGNGAQIVPPHDQGIAAAIDAVEPANQVRLLTPEEARARGLWRDIPESMGEAYLEAILGLRVYGRGAETLSVVYTAMHGVGGAWMERAMKAAGFTRFHPVAEQHQPDGTFPTVRFPNPEEPGAMDLSIATAERHKADLVLANDPDADRLAVMARDKEGALRMFTGNEVGVLLGHYLLTQGPKQASPHVATTIVSSVQLGQIAHELGAAFDEVLTGFKWIANRALEREHSEGTRFVFGYEEALGYTVGSVVRDKDGVSAALVFADLAAWCQSRGVTVVGYLEEIQRRHGLFVGAQRNFTFPGAQGAQTIARIMDGFRREAPKRVGAYAVQAVKDYKTGALRLPPSNVIAFELEGGGRVTLRPSGTEPKIKYYFELKEAPGAGEPLVQARARAEGRLRTVIDAFVALARERGQPA from the coding sequence TCTGCGCGGCGTGCTGGGCGCGGGCCCCAACCGGATGAACCGGGCCGTGGTGCGCCGCACCTCGGCGGGGCTGGCGCGCTATCTCAAGGCCCAGGTGCCCGAGGCCGCGTCTCGGGGGGTGGTCATCGGCCGGGATGGGCGCCGGATGAGCGCCGAGTTCGCCGAGGACACCGCCTGTGTGCTGGCCGCGGAGGGGATTCCCGCATGGGTCTTCCCGGGCCTCGTGCCCACGCCCCTGACGGCGTTTGCCACGCTGCGCCTGGGCGCCTGTGCCGCGGTGATGGTCACCGCCAGCCACAATCCTCCCGAGTACAACGGGTACAAGGTCTACTGGGGCAACGGCGCGCAGATCGTCCCGCCGCACGATCAAGGCATCGCCGCCGCCATCGACGCGGTGGAGCCGGCCAATCAGGTGCGGCTGTTGACCCCCGAGGAGGCCCGGGCGCGAGGCCTCTGGCGCGACATCCCGGAGTCGATGGGCGAGGCGTACCTCGAGGCCATCCTGGGGCTGCGCGTGTATGGCCGGGGGGCGGAGACGCTCTCCGTCGTCTACACCGCCATGCACGGTGTGGGCGGGGCGTGGATGGAGCGGGCCATGAAGGCCGCGGGCTTCACGCGGTTCCATCCCGTGGCCGAGCAGCACCAGCCGGATGGCACCTTCCCCACCGTGCGCTTTCCCAACCCCGAGGAGCCGGGCGCGATGGATCTCTCCATCGCCACCGCCGAGCGCCACAAGGCGGACCTGGTTCTTGCCAATGATCCGGATGCGGACCGGCTGGCGGTGATGGCCCGGGACAAGGAGGGGGCGCTGCGCATGTTCACCGGCAACGAGGTGGGCGTGCTGCTGGGGCACTACCTGCTCACCCAGGGGCCGAAGCAGGCCAGTCCCCACGTGGCCACCACCATCGTCTCGTCCGTGCAGCTCGGGCAGATTGCCCACGAGCTGGGGGCCGCCTTCGATGAAGTGCTCACCGGCTTCAAGTGGATTGCCAACCGTGCGCTGGAGCGCGAGCACAGCGAGGGCACCCGGTTCGTCTTCGGCTACGAGGAGGCGCTGGGCTACACGGTGGGCTCGGTGGTCCGGGACAAGGACGGCGTGAGCGCGGCGCTGGTGTTCGCGGATCTGGCGGCGTGGTGCCAGTCCCGCGGGGTGACGGTGGTGGGCTACCTGGAAGAAATCCAACGCCGCCATGGCCTGTTCGTCGGCGCCCAGCGCAACTTCACCTTTCCAGGTGCCCAGGGAGCCCAGACCATCGCGCGCATCATGGACGGCTTCCGGAGAGAGGCCCCGAAGCGGGTGGGGGCCTACGCCGTCCAGGCGGTCAAGGACTACAAGACGGGGGCGCTCCGCCTGCCTCCCTCGAACGTCATCGCCTTCGAGCTGGAGGGCGGCGGGCGCGTCACCTTGCGGCCCTCGGGGACCGAGCCGAAGATCAAATACTACTTCGAGCTGAAGGAGGCCCCTGGCGCGGGGGAGCCGTTGGTCCAGGCGCGCGCGCGGGCCGAGGGGCGTTTGCGGACGGTCATCGATGCCTTCGTGGCGCTCGCCCGCGAACGGGGGCAACCGGCCTGA
- a CDS encoding ABC transporter permease — MGERWRSVLPSLLSVALALGVCWIAIALTRDAEVAGEAYLQMLYGGLGQWPRYLETGDVGTLTRPLGEAAIKAALLLLTGLSVAVAFKAGLFNIGAQGQMLLGALLAALVGAHISLPSALHIPLALLAAALAGAVWALIAAALKLMRGVHEVITTIMLNWVAVSLVDNWLAIGPLRAAVSGGHSISGTAEIHPSAQLPRLLGDLSRLNLGFLLALLVALLVWVGLFRTRRGFEIRASGLGAEAARTAGIAVNRRTAEAMGLAGALAGLAGALLVLGTEFRYPGSLGAPYGFDGIAIALIGNSHPVGVTLSALFFGILRAGGTRMQLLGVHKSFPELIQGLSLLFVAGRLVWLTLLRKRRAVSASTEVPRA; from the coding sequence ATGGGTGAGCGCTGGCGCTCGGTCCTGCCTTCCTTGCTCTCCGTGGCACTTGCCCTGGGAGTGTGCTGGATCGCCATCGCGCTCACGCGGGACGCGGAGGTGGCCGGCGAGGCCTACTTGCAGATGCTCTATGGCGGCCTGGGCCAGTGGCCCCGGTACCTGGAGACCGGGGATGTCGGGACGCTCACCCGGCCCCTGGGAGAGGCCGCCATCAAGGCCGCGCTGCTGCTCCTGACGGGCCTGTCCGTGGCGGTGGCCTTCAAGGCCGGCCTGTTCAACATCGGGGCCCAGGGCCAGATGCTGCTGGGCGCGCTGCTGGCGGCCCTGGTGGGTGCCCACATCTCCCTGCCCTCTGCACTGCACATTCCCCTGGCCCTGCTGGCCGCAGCCCTTGCGGGCGCGGTGTGGGCCCTCATCGCGGCGGCGCTCAAGCTGATGCGCGGTGTCCACGAAGTCATCACCACCATCATGCTCAACTGGGTGGCGGTGAGCCTGGTGGACAACTGGCTGGCGATTGGACCGTTGCGCGCGGCCGTCAGTGGCGGCCACTCCATCTCCGGTACGGCGGAAATCCATCCCAGCGCGCAGTTGCCCCGGCTGCTGGGAGACCTGTCGCGGTTGAACCTGGGCTTCCTGCTGGCGCTGCTCGTGGCGCTGCTCGTCTGGGTGGGGCTGTTCCGGACGCGCAGGGGCTTCGAGATCCGGGCCTCGGGCCTGGGCGCCGAGGCAGCCCGGACAGCGGGCATCGCCGTGAATCGGCGCACGGCCGAGGCCATGGGGCTGGCGGGCGCGCTGGCGGGGCTGGCGGGCGCCCTGCTGGTGCTGGGCACCGAGTTCCGCTACCCCGGCTCGCTCGGCGCCCCCTATGGCTTCGACGGCATCGCCATCGCGCTCATTGGCAACAGCCACCCGGTGGGGGTGACGCTCTCAGCGCTGTTCTTCGGCATCCTGCGCGCCGGCGGGACGCGGATGCAGCTGCTGGGCGTGCACAAGAGCTTCCCGGAGCTCATCCAGGGGCTGTCGCTGTTGTTCGTCGCGGGCCGCCTGGTGTGGCTGACCCTGCTGCGCAAGCGCCGCGCCGTGTCCGCTTCCACCGAGGTGCCCCGTGCTTGA
- a CDS encoding BMP family lipoprotein, whose translation MTRTLRLSVLAVATILGACKKEQPAAPAPTPGQEQAQGQAAPPAAKTRKVGLITDVGGRGDNSFNDAGLRGLEIWAAGKKYEGGKYVPASPEDIQKTLTPDLLTLQPPISPQAIEPLVIQSKSPEDYEPNLQLLVDQGADLSVGNGFMLESAVETVAKRNPKSQFLLIDSPLLDAAAGNKPYTLPNVRTVTFKEQEGSFLVGALAGLVTKTGKVGFVGGMEVPLIKRFEAGYRAGVKTTQPKAAEALLAVYSGSFDNVAAGKQVAQDLIAKGADVIYHAAGADGLGVIKAVEEARAAGKAVYAIGVDSDQSHLAPEAVLTSMLKHVDLAVYEAAKDLAAGKFTAGDQLLGLKEGGVGYAAVRVDFPGKAEALQKVEALRQRVIAGEIKVPASVDEVSAFQASP comes from the coding sequence ATGACCCGAACCCTCCGTCTCTCTGTCCTGGCCGTCGCCACGATCCTGGGCGCGTGTAAAAAGGAACAGCCCGCTGCCCCTGCTCCCACCCCCGGACAGGAGCAGGCGCAAGGACAGGCCGCCCCCCCGGCGGCGAAGACCCGTAAGGTCGGCCTCATCACCGATGTGGGCGGCCGGGGAGACAACTCCTTCAATGACGCCGGGTTGCGGGGCCTGGAGATCTGGGCCGCGGGCAAGAAGTACGAGGGCGGCAAGTACGTCCCCGCCTCGCCGGAGGACATCCAGAAGACCCTCACCCCGGACCTGCTCACCCTCCAGCCCCCCATCAGCCCGCAGGCCATCGAGCCGCTGGTGATCCAGAGCAAGTCCCCCGAGGATTACGAGCCCAACCTCCAGCTGCTCGTGGACCAGGGCGCCGACCTCTCCGTGGGCAACGGCTTCATGCTGGAATCGGCGGTGGAGACCGTCGCCAAGCGCAATCCCAAGTCCCAGTTCCTGCTCATCGACAGCCCCCTGCTGGACGCGGCCGCGGGCAACAAGCCCTACACGCTGCCCAACGTGCGCACCGTCACCTTCAAGGAGCAGGAGGGCAGCTTCCTGGTCGGCGCGCTCGCGGGCCTCGTGACGAAGACGGGCAAGGTGGGCTTCGTGGGCGGCATGGAGGTGCCCCTCATCAAGCGCTTCGAGGCGGGCTACCGCGCGGGCGTGAAGACCACCCAGCCGAAGGCCGCCGAGGCACTCCTGGCCGTCTACTCGGGCAGCTTCGACAACGTGGCGGCCGGCAAGCAGGTGGCGCAGGACCTCATCGCCAAGGGCGCGGATGTCATCTACCACGCCGCGGGCGCCGACGGGCTGGGGGTCATCAAGGCGGTGGAGGAGGCGCGCGCCGCGGGCAAGGCGGTCTACGCCATTGGCGTGGACTCGGATCAGTCGCACCTGGCCCCGGAGGCCGTGCTCACTTCCATGCTCAAGCACGTGGACCTGGCCGTTTACGAGGCGGCGAAGGACCTGGCCGCGGGCAAGTTCACCGCGGGGGATCAGCTGCTCGGACTGAAGGAAGGCGGCGTGGGCTACGCCGCGGTGCGCGTGGACTTCCCTGGCAAGGCGGAGGCCCTCCAGAAGGTGGAGGCGCTGCGCCAGCGCGTCATCGCGGGAGAGATCAAGGTCCCCGCTTCCGTGGACGAAGTCTCTGCGTTCCAAGCCTCGCCCTGA